The DNA segment CTCACTCACCCCACCTAAGGACCGTACGCCTCACATCACATGCTTATCTCctctccttttttttgtctctttaaagtttcaacacaaaataaaattttggttaaaatgacgCAAaacacaggaaaaaaaaaaagtgggggcGTGGAATACTATCCATAAAAATAAGGATAGGAAATAATAAAGGCTTGGACTCGGGTACTTGCCAGGTAACTTCCTCTTCTATTGTCTAATCCAACCACACGTGTAATCAATTTTCTAAATTCCATGTTCAATGTTCaattttcaaacttcaaaaCTGTATACGCTAGCGCATTTAATGCTACTTAAATTcaatacccaaaaaaaaaaaaatgctacttAAATTTACCATCGTGAATGAAGCGGAAAAGAATGACCATCCAGTAGCAGAAAAATAGTCAAGTGAATCGTTTGAATTATGAATCTGTTGGGAAGATTCGAGGGGTATACCTGTGGATCATGAATCATCATATAAGAAGACCTGACATcacactctaacccaaaaccttaaggctcaggtttatgggttttttcctcacttatatggtgctcaacctttCCATTTCTACCCGATGTggaacttcacctcacacttgtaacccaacaGAATCATCCTACCAAATAGACCAATTGAGAATAATGAATCAATCAATAATAGAATAAtgaatcataatcataataaaattataaatcaccgtataaaaaaaaagttttatcatttggaagCAACTAAGAATGATAGAAGAATTTCCTATTCAACATGATCACTTTTACTCTGTTGATCATCTCATTActagaaatattattttcaggACAATCGATATATATGATCACAATGAGAATGATAGGGTTACAGCGAGCAAATAGTTTTTCTAACtttaatttcaatatcaataaaaaaaattaataataaagaaaaaactccattttggtttttacttttttaaaactcaatttATCCTTTAAAcgcatattataatttataactgatttttttttcattttatatatatctatttttattctctattcatctccttcctttaatttatcatttgttaAAATTAGCGGATCTAATTAATAAATGTGACTTCTATttcttattcaattttttttctttttaattcatttttataataccactatatttattaataaaaaacaaatcatcTAGGCACGGTGTGCCTAACTGCCTACATTGCACAAGTAAtcaataatgatataaaatcTTTCTAGCTACCATTTGGCATTTGGCCGTCCTTTGTGTGCATTAAGGacccattttttcttctttttctctctatttgTGCAAAGCATGAGTAGACTCcttatttataattacaattatagATTATAACATGTCATCCTTTACTGGAAAttagtcttgtaattgatttagAAGAATAATATTTAAGGAAATACTCAAAATCTTACCACAAAGTCTAAAATCTCAACGAtagtcattaaaaaaaaaaatacagtatGTGAAACTTCTACGATGAGGTAAAAGCAAAAGGAtaaatgaagaagaatgtgcAAGAGGAGCTGGGCTAGAGATTACGCGGTGAGGTGGGGCCTTATGTCGTAGAAGGAAAGctacaaaatcataaatcacgCGAGATGATGATCCAACTCGTAACCCACGTGTACTCTTCAATCACTACAAAAAGTCAAATCAACGCGCCAACAACATGGACGCCCTGGGCCCCAACCGACTAGCCCACACTTCCCTCCAAAACCACTGTCGTAAGCAGTGACAAAATCACCTCGTGTGGGCTCGCGACACGCGCGCACCACACTTCATAGCGCCACACGTGTCCAATTACATATCacctaacttttttttctctcctaaaaTCCTGCCattgaaataaaaggaaatgtaAAAGGAATCAGAACACGATACAAAATACTAGAGAATGACGGCCATTTTATTTTAACCTATTTACTAAATTCTAAAACTGTCACCCTACCTAACCTTGgacttttaatttgaaaaatcaattacacaaataatagtaataagatgtacaattaaagacaaaaaatgaaacacttttttttttctttctttcttttcccacGCTCTACTCCACGGGGTATGCGCGTAACACGTACggtgagaaataaaaagaagataaagGATCTAATATTGGTAAtgtaataaaacttttaaaaagagtgaataataaaaatgaagcccCATTATCGCCCATGTGTATTCTAGAAACTAGTGGCTGATGGTGCCACGTGTCGCGCGCATCGGCTATAAATAAAGGGCTCTCCCTTATGTAATAAGTTTCAAGCGCCGCCACCATAGTTGGTGTTAGTCTTGGTGTAGTGTAGCTAGGGAGGGATATATATCTGAGTAAGATGGCATCAGAGCTTGAATTGCCCCCAGGCTTCAGATTCCATCCAACGGACGAGGAGCTGGTGTTGCACTATCTCTGCCGCAAATGCGCGTCGCAGCCAATCGCCGTTCCCATCATCGCCGAAATCGACCTCTACAAATACGACCCCTGGGACTTACCCGGTAACAtaatcattcattcattcattcattcttcgACTTctgattcttaatttttatttattaattgttaCTGTGTTACTTTACAGGATTGGCTACTTACGGAGAGAAAGAGTGGTACTTCTTTTCACCACGGGACCGGAAATACCCAAACGGTTCGAGGCCGAACCGGGCGGCTGGCACCGGTTACTGGAAGGCAACCGGGGCGGATAAGCCCATTGGTCAGCCCAAACCGGTTGGGATTAAAAAAGCTTTGGTGTTTTACGCAGGGAAAGCTCCTAAAGGGGACAAAAGCAATTGGATCATGCACGAGTATCGTCTCGCAGACGTAGATCGCTCCGTTCGCAAAAAGAACACCCTAAGGGTATATACACTCCGTACTTCTTTCTAGTTCAAGATTATTGCTCGAAATTACGACTTTGTCCCTACGCTCTCATCGGCTGAGGATAAGTCCAGGATTTTGGTGGAAACCGTGCAAAATGTATGGTCGTAATATGTTATCATGTGAAAACTACCGCGCGGAACCTTCACTAGTTGAAGACTTGCCAGCATGTGGTCTGGGCTTGGGCCCAAGAAACTTAGCCATCACATTAgatccaataaaaaaacaataattgatGCGGAAAGAAATAAATCTTCTGCCAATCGCAATTATCACTTTCCATTTTTAGAAAACTATTCCTTCTTTATCTCTCTCACCTGCCTCCGATTGCAatacttataataataaatgaaaatgaagaaataatcTTACGGtggttgtgattttttttttttttttttgtcgcaGTTGGATGATTGGGTGCTTTGCCGTATTTACAACAAGAAGGGCACGATCGAGAAACTGCAACCAAGCAGCGATGTTGCTCATAGCCGAAATATCGAATCCTCGGAGATCGAAGACAGGAAGCCGGAGATTCTGAAAAGCGGAGGAGGTTGTCTTCCGCCGCCTGTGCCGGTGCCTGCGCCGCCGCAAGCGACGGCGAAGACGGATTACATGTACTTCGACCCGTCGGATTCAATCCCGAAGCTGCACACGGACTCGAGCTGTTCGGAGCAGGTGGTATCGCCGGAATTCGCGAGCGAGGTGCAAAGCGAGCCCAAGTGGAACGAGTGGGAGAAAAGCCTCGAATTTCCATTTAATTACGTGGATGCCACTCTCAACAACAGCTTCATGGCCCAATTCCAGGGCAATAATCAGATGTTGTCGCCGCTGCAGGACATGTTCATGTACTGGCCCAACAAGTCCTTTTGAGCACATCATGATGGTTTTAAATTACGATCCGCAATTGCTCTTAAGATTTTCTGACTCACCATGCGACCACAATCGTAATTTAAAACCATGTCACATAAAATCCACGCGCGCCGCCCATTCGCATTTGCACGGTAGCACGAGACTCAAGGTCCATGAGTGTGCCTGTGCGACCACACACATACGATTATTGATCAAGTTAGCTTAGCTAGGCCaaagtaagaaagaaagaaacattgaAGCTGGAAACGCATGTGTTGGCTCCACCGTTTGCTTTGGTATTTTGCTATGTGATGATGAcgacgacgatccaacggtgcaTGTGTGTTGACCTGTTcctagtagtagtagtagcatGTGTACAGCTATTGTAGAATGTAGATAGGTACACTACTACACGTTGTTGTCATGTGATCATAGAAAGGTCTCTCAccgtacaaaaaataaaaaaaaaaagtgatagaaGGTCTATTTGGACCTTCTAATTAATATATGTTGAATTATTATTAGCATGTGTTACATCTAATTAATTAGGCGTGCCTTtgtcttttctcatttttttaggtCTTTTTAAATTGAGTATCGTGATATCCTACTGTGTTTACTTTTTCATTTcaatatcttttgttttttatgtactactataatataattaatataaaacaattttagttatttttattttcgtcATTCACATATACTCAATACACTTTCTCCTTCTTCAGGTTATTGATTTTGacaactaaatttaatttttatacatgaaTAAAAGAATCTTAGATGATGAAGATGGCCATTAGTTTTACTTCGATAAATGTATAAAATACTCGCACTTACGTAATTTTGCACGAATTGCGGAGTTCTTATTGGACTGGAatgaaaacattttattaaaggGAAACAAAATATTCAATATGACCAAGCCATAAAGAAAATCAGAAGCCTCTTCAATTCGTCACAATCTGAATTTTAAAAGCAAAATGTGTTAATCCATGTGCCGGACCGGAGTTTGTTTTGATGAAGTGACGGTGAcaattattattcatatttcCATGTTCGGGACCAttctattaatttaaaatcCACAGCGCATGTATTATCCTTACCTACCACAGTAGAGCAGTGACGTTGTTTGAAACTTAAATCGAACTCAGAAGATCTCGAAACTAGCCTTACTTTATCTTAGTAACTGGGTTAgagaattttgaaattttagaaacaaaaatattcagTCACAATTAGCTTTTAGTTGCTATAAACTATAAACTATTTCTCAAGTCAAATTTTAAGATGTCATGCATGATCTTGTTTAAATTGTGTTTAGTTCTCTcgtgttaaataataaataaggggTAAATATCAGATATTTATTAGgagaaatatatatacacaaaaatTATAAGGTGTTGTTTATTACTATTGCCCTACACAAGTTGAATCTTTTTTCagttttaacaaattaaaatgatcAATTTCTAGTCATCCTTGATATGTATTAGTAGTAAAattgtgtgtgcgtgtgttaATTTTGTAAAGAATGTCTCAATCCACGAAGGAAGACATCTCCTGTTCTTTAAGAGGAAGACGTCTCCTTTAAGTGTATGATTGGAGTGGCCGAGAATTTAAAGAAAACTGGGATCTGTAAGCCCATTGTTTCCACCAAGTGGCATTGGGTTCCATTTTTTAGCTGATAGCTTTGCTCTTTCCACCCTCTAAGTTTAGagtcttatttttaattctcatcCCCCAAAACAGTATTTGACtatctttaaaaaatgactATATAAAACACTTGGCCGTAGTTAATTATCTAACTTAAACAAACGTAAAAGTACGTGGAAATTGACCAATCCATTAAACAACTTGAAGATAAGTGATGGACAAGCAAGCAATCTTACATCAATACCCATTAGCCGGATCTAGTGGACAAATGATAATTAGTGTACTGAAACGGATTAGTAATAACAAAAGTAATAAAGTTGAACTGGACTTTAGATGTAAAATATACATATTGACTAACTTATTAGATATTAAGATTGGTTTGCGTAATATAATAAAGCTACAATtccttacaataaaaaaatagtcaagATGTCTGCTCAAAAACCAAACCAACATTCAGCATGGTAGATTCCTACAGATCCAAATATTGCAGTGCGAAAATGCGTGTTATCAGCGAATTCTGAGGCCAAGATGTTTATGTCCTTTTCTCCATTACCATCCAAATTCAATCAATCCCTCCCTCTGTTTGTCATTATAACATTACATTTGCTGCCTCGAATGTATCCGTGTACATATGTCATTTACTGCCTCGACGTGTCGATATGCTATGCTAAATAGTTTTTTGTAGGGTCAACACGTTAGTAGAGGATACTTAtagattaagaagaaaaaaatggtcTAAGGCCTACTCTCTTTATaatgaaaatactaaaaatttacCGTACCTCattcttgatgatgctctcatAACgaattactattaaaaaaaatgctccTTCTAAGCTTCTGAATTTTGAACTTTCCATTTTTTGCATCTGCTCATTTGATCCCATTTTGGCCCTTCTTTCAATTATCTCTTACAGTTGGATTTCGTCTAACTTTTTCGTTTCTTTTagaaattagaccaaaatgagGGTGAATTGAGGTGATACTGCGCTTTGGGCAGAGAatgttttaaggatttggaaATTGGTTTACATAACCATGCTTCGGGTTATTACGCGCTTTCTGGCTCTATGTGGAAACACCTCTCATTTACAATGCAAAATTTAATACATTCAAAGTGTTTTCATTGTATTGAATATTGATATCAAAATGGCTAATTGATATTAACTTTCAAACCTAATGGTGTCATCTAAAATAGCTGcagtaaaatttaaaacagaagATATCTACTTCAGAATTTTGGAAAGGTACTTGAAACTTTAAAACTCATCTTAAGTTAAAAAAGATTGACACAGTTACTATCTTTACACAAATTAAGATCCTCCCAATCCCATTATCCGTAGTGACATGCCCAGGAAATCAAACAAGCCAGGCCCTAGTAGTATGTGAAAGTAATTTTTCAGAAGTAGGCTATGTAGCAGCTGCAACCAGTGCAGATCTAGCACGTGTAAAAGAAGCAATAACCGATCCGAGCTGAAGCTTATCGTTGCACCCAAAACTTAATCTGTACCTGGAAGAGATGAAAATTTCATTCCCATTATCATAAGAGCCAATATAATTCCAAGAACAGCAGCAAGAAGATTCACCTTTTTTCCTTAGACCCATTATTGATTATTCAAGTTTCATTATTATACTTTACACTTTATGGCAAGGTCATGCAATGATGTCATCTCTAATACATGAAGAttaatcatataaacaaaattccAGGGTGCACTTAGCCATAGCCAAATTTCAGGGTATCAAAACCATTGAAAAGAGAGGAAATTGCAATGGCAGTAGAGAAAGAAGAGGGGTAGGGACTAGGGAGATGGGGACAGGGACAGAATAGGACATCTATATCAAAGCATTAAATTTCAGCCAATAAATGTGATCGGGTTAGAAAAACTGTGTTACTACCGTTCCTCTTTCGTAAATTACTAGAGCTCCAAAATATATAGATCTACTGCCACCTAATATGTGCCAAGCAGCATGAAACTACGAAAATGACAAAGCATTTTGGATAAATTATCAACCAGGGAAAAGTAAAATCTTAGATGTAAAAACTATATGAATGTAGCATGTTGCTAAACTGCTAAAGCATCATAATTATtctctgatatatatatataaaagaggaATGCTAACAACACACTCTAAcacattttttactattaacACTCATATATATAAAGTGTCAAATTGCTTATGTTATGTTCACTATTAAAAGATCTGATAACCAACTGCCCGTGAGATGGGGAAGAAGAGATAGAGAAACTTTTTTCTTCTATCCAAGTCAACTTATTTCTCCTTTTTCATTATTGTGCTTGTTCACAACTGCATACATAACTAGTTAGAAATAGGTTGGTTAGACTAAGTTTAGACTTCACCTGAAAAggccagttttttttttttttttgcaaaatggcAGCCTTTAGATTGGCTTGTTAcctataatagtttttttaaagctTGGCCTAGTCTTTTATTAAGCATAAAAGCTTGACCTGCCCTAAAATCCTATTTAAAGGCCTTCCAAATAgttgtacatatatattttatgtctaGAGAAATGTTTGATGTAACTAACACATCTGTTCATTAGGCAAGGCAGAAGGAGAATAGCATGTAAATAGTAGGGCAAGAATACATACTCTATATCTGCCAAATCATTCATCAACTGTACTCGCACAGCTGAAGGCATCTTAATCTTAAAAACAAACCTGCAGTaacaataaagtaaaaataagatgaaaaaaaatttgcTAGGAAGTTGGACAGTCAGTATGATGCATAAGACTCACATTGTCACTTCTCTGACAATATCAATCAGGGCCAACCCTTTCCTTGTCTTCATTTCATCTATTCCTATTTGAAATTAAAgccaaataaaaatcataaattgcttataaatattaaacacAAATGAAGGGTAACAAGTCACTCAATACTTTTAAAGCTATCTGCAAATTGTTCATTTAGAAGCCAGTAAGATATTTGCTCAATGTCTTTTGGCAATGGATTTCCAGTGCACAGGTAAACAGCTTCTTCTGTTATCTGCTGAGAAGCCATATGTGTTGACTGCACAAATATTAAAGCAATAGAATATGTCATTTGCAATCCACTgatacaaaagaaacaaaacaattcAGGAGATAATAATTCATAACACTTTCCCCGTGGTTAAAAGATGTAAATTGTTAGTTGTCCTTGACTCTTGGATATTAAAGCAACAGAATATGTCCTTGACACTTGAGTGAAAATCACAGGAGTAGTTTAAGAGCTAATCAGCATTTGGATCCAAAAATAAATCAGAAGATTACTTAAGAAAAATGTTTCCTATATACACATTCAGTCCAGTCTCACTTATATTCTACTTTacctcctttttctttatacagTACAAGTTcataaaaagtcaagacatcTACAAGCATTCCTAAATATCACATACAAAGAAATTGCATACAATATCAGCATCCTCAGCTATGATGGAAAAATACCATAATATTCATTATAAGCCATACCTCACCAAAGAAGAAATTATCATTTTGGTAAATTTAGTTGACACCAGCAGAAACACAAATTTGCATGGTACACATACACAAATCATCAGTACATTGCATGTATATATTTATGGAAAATCATCAACTAACTGGATCACTTAAGTACAAACTTACATATACCTACTGGAAGATGCAATATTTCTAATCTGGTCATGGCTTAGAGGGTTTGAGAAAGATTTTGTTGACTCATATACCTACTGATCTAGTAATCTACCAGTAGCTTTTTGTATATAGGATAGAAATGATGGGTATTTCACTGTAGTAATATATCAGGTCAGCAATCTGGATCTTCACACTAGTGGATCCAGCACCATACCTAGCACTAATATTGTACttatagtacctctggtactttcattcatttataatataatatattttggctgatcaaaaaaaaaaaagtacaaactTACATGGCACGCATATATGCCAAAAATGTCTACAATGAAAGCTGTTTATCTTCTAATAAAGGGGTTGAAGGAAAGGTATCAAAGCAAAGAAAGAGACTTACATATGGCTTTTATAGTTTTGTTAACTTGAAATAAGCTACAAGAGTGATGGGGTAACGATTAGTGTGAGAATTCCTAGAGATGGGACAAgcccataaggataagcttaaTTTAATCTTGAGTTAGTTGAGTTTTTGCTTAGTTAATCTTGTCTTGGATGAGCTTGCCAACAGCATTCTAAAAATTATCCCCAAATGCATGTTTTTTGCAGATGATATTGAGGAATCAAGGGACAAGGTTAGCTCTATACTTGAGCTTCGGAGAAAGACTTCGGAATCAAAGGGTTTTTACTTGAGTAAGAGCAAGATAAAGTATATACATTACAATTTTAGCAATAAACAAGAGGATGATCGAGATAAAAATTGGAGGTGTCATACAACAATTTCTAAGTTTAACCATTTGGGATCAATATTACAAAATGGTAGGAAAATTAATAAAGATTCCACACACATTATACAAGTTGGGTGGTTAAAATACCAAAAAACATCAGaggttatttttactttaaaatatagtTCAAAGGAAAGTTCTATCTTATAACTATACGGCTAGTTATACTCTAATGTAGTCAATGCTGGACTTTAAAAAGACAACATAGGAGAAAAATAGGAGTAACAAAAATGAGAATGTAAACATAGATGCACTGTGACATGAAAAAGGACAAGATACAAAATGATTGCATAAAAGGAGATATTGGTGTAGCACTTATCAAAGAGAAGACAAGAATTTGGTTAAGGTGACTTGGACATATGCAAAGAATGTCATTAGGTCCCAATGACAAGAGTATAATATTGCACGGTTTCTAACCCTATGAAAAGGGATAGATGGAGACCAAGAACAgctaaaaaagttattaaaatggATCTCATGGTGAATAATATTCTTGAAAATTTGGTTTTTGACAGAGTCCAATGGTTTCTTGTAATCCAGTATTGACCTCACCTAATGGCATAAGGATATAAATGCTGTTGAAATGTATATTGCTAGCCATTAAAGTTGAAAGTTTTCAAGCAAGAATCTGCAATACAGAAGTCattcaagagttttatactTTCAGATCATCTAACATGCATAATCATCTCTAAGTAAAAATACCGGAATTAATATTTGCCATCTCTAAGACTTCACCAATTATGACCCGAATTTCCCTACTTTTAATTGTTGTATGATTCCATGTAAGCATTCATGTATACAAGTGTATGGTTCTAAACACGTCTCAATGTGTGCATCAATGTAAGCAGCAGAAGGGAAGATACTGAAACAGTATAGTACTCATGTCCAAAATGGAATTTGATTCAGTATAATCGATACAATTACtcctttatttgaaaaataaaaataaaataaaaataaaaaggactaGCTCAGCTAGATTTGCATATAAGGAAACTGAAGGCTATCAGCATACTACCTGAAGAATATTCAAAGCCTTTCTCATATCACCATTGCTAAGCCGAACAAAAGCTGCTAAGCCACTGTCCTCAACATCAAGCCTAGTCAAATTACAAAATGGCAATCATCATATTGAAAGTTATTAAGTCAAAAATTGAATTACAACATCGCAAATGTTTATAGAAAATTAACAATATAGTTGAGTGATTATCCAATAACAAGGGCACAGATGTGAGATGCATTAGAGGAAGGGGATTAGCATGTACAAACAATTTAATATATGTTTCACAGGAATTAGCACCTTCCAATATCATAATTCCATTTCCAAATTCAGAGACAGTGTCCTAATCAAATGGTGAGTTTTACTGCATGTATAGCTTAATGGTttcctttcaaaattttatCTACAGGAACAGGACTCCTCAATAACTTTAAAATCTAAAGTGAACCATAGTTttgtgttaaaaaatttaagcacACTAATTAACTAAAAGGAATTGATATGATTCAAGGAGGAACACTTGCAGTTGAACTGTGCAAAAAGTTACAGAGAGATGCACACACAAGTCAGGTCTTATATTTTTAGAACTGTTGGACCTGCATGCGCTTTCTATATCTCTGACTGTACCTATGATTCAATTATCAGTATTAACTATTGAATATAATATCCCTTTTTCCTGGAGTATTTCATTATACATATACAAATCAACGTAAGCATCAAGACTTTTATTCACATATACAACCAACTAACACATTATAATAACCTTCTACGATGAACTGAAACAAATGAATGTATATGCTAAGGTGATGGAGTCAGGAGAGACGGGAAGCATATTTTCTCCCCTCCCAGCCCCTTCCCTCTGAATGACCTGATACCCAAATGAAGCAGAATTTACTTTGCACATGATTATGCACATTGCATTAGAAAAGGTCAACCATCAGAAAAAGTCACCAGCTTTCAGCAGATAAATTATTGAAAAGTGCTAAAATATTAACAGAACAAATTCAAGCTCTTGAGATAAGCCATGAAAGCCTCATTTTCTtcattatcattatatattgGCACTCAATATGCGCAAATGTCCAGCTAAGAGAATAGATTACAACAGaaattctcataaaaaaaatacctgatAATGTAAAGTAACATGGCAAAAGACATTATCTGACTCGAACTACCACATGCAGACTAGATAATAGAGAACAGGAAACATACCCTTCGGCCTTAATAACATGTTTCAGTCTTTCAGTGACATGGACAGCATCAAGAGGGGCAAACCGAAACCGAGTGCATCTTGATTGAAGTGCGGGAATAATCTTGTTTACATGATTACAGATAAGTGCAAACCTAGTGCTTTTTGTATATTTCTCAATCACTGCATGAAGAAGATGAAGGGTATTATAACTCAAGAAACTGGATTGATGTAGCATACACAAGTTAGAGTATAAAAATTAGCGCATACCTCTACGTAGCGCAAATTGGGCATCCTTTGTCATGGCATCTGCTTCATCTAACAATACCAATTTTACAGAGGACTTAACACTGAACAGAGAGTTTTTGATAGTCAGTTAAGGAAAACTTGTAGTTCCAGTACACTttcagaaaaactaaaaacaaaggaAATGTTCAACTCTGGTTATACTTTCATCAATGTAGTTTACAAATCAAATGCACATGAGCACAtgcaagcaaaagaaaataaagcaagcaa comes from the Glycine soja cultivar W05 chromosome 6, ASM419377v2, whole genome shotgun sequence genome and includes:
- the LOC114415419 gene encoding replication factor C subunit 3; amino-acid sequence: MAQTTHPMDIDDHTYTASPDKGKSVVFAGNPPAAGKAIPWVEKYRPQSLDDVAAHRDIVDTIDRLTTENRLPHLLLYGPPGTGKTSTILAVARKLYGSQYQNMILELNASDDRGIDVVRQQIQDFASTQSLSFGVKSSVKLVLLDEADAMTKDAQFALRRVIEKYTKSTRFALICNHVNKIIPALQSRCTRFRFAPLDAVHVTERLKHVIKAEGLDVEDSGLAAFVRLSNGDMRKALNILQSTHMASQQITEEAVYLCTGNPLPKDIEQISYWLLNEQFADSFKRIDEMKTRKGLALIDIVREVTMFVFKIKMPSAVRVQLMNDLADIEYRLSFGCNDKLQLGSVIASFTRARSALVAAAT
- the LOC114415418 gene encoding NAC domain-containing protein 2-like is translated as MASELELPPGFRFHPTDEELVLHYLCRKCASQPIAVPIIAEIDLYKYDPWDLPGLATYGEKEWYFFSPRDRKYPNGSRPNRAAGTGYWKATGADKPIGQPKPVGIKKALVFYAGKAPKGDKSNWIMHEYRLADVDRSVRKKNTLRLDDWVLCRIYNKKGTIEKLQPSSDVAHSRNIESSEIEDRKPEILKSGGGCLPPPVPVPAPPQATAKTDYMYFDPSDSIPKLHTDSSCSEQVVSPEFASEVQSEPKWNEWEKSLEFPFNYVDATLNNSFMAQFQGNNQMLSPLQDMFMYWPNKSF